From a single Granulicella aggregans genomic region:
- a CDS encoding MIP/aquaporin family protein — protein sequence MLSPVFGEFMGTLVVILMGEGVNAAVTLKQSKAEAAGWMVIATGWGFAVFCGVVTAIACGSPGAHLNPAVTVAIAVKTGDFTQLVPFILAQFLGAMVGATLVWLFYFPHWKLTEDPAAKLGVFCTAPAIRSPFWNLLSEIIATAVLIIVIGALGAKSFAAAGPAPGLAPYLVAILVWGIGLSLGGTTGYAINPARDLGPRIAHAILPIAGKGGSDWGYAPIPVLGPVIGAALAGLFLRVTGI from the coding sequence TTGTTATCACCGGTCTTTGGGGAGTTCATGGGAACTCTCGTCGTGATTCTGATGGGCGAAGGCGTCAACGCCGCCGTCACGCTGAAGCAGTCCAAAGCCGAGGCCGCTGGCTGGATGGTCATCGCCACCGGCTGGGGCTTCGCCGTCTTCTGCGGAGTGGTCACAGCCATCGCCTGCGGCAGTCCGGGAGCGCACCTGAATCCCGCTGTGACCGTAGCCATCGCCGTAAAGACAGGCGACTTCACCCAGCTCGTGCCCTTCATCCTGGCGCAGTTTCTGGGAGCCATGGTCGGAGCGACGCTGGTATGGCTCTTCTACTTTCCGCATTGGAAGCTCACCGAAGATCCCGCAGCAAAGCTTGGGGTATTCTGCACCGCTCCAGCTATACGCAGTCCCTTCTGGAATCTGTTGAGCGAGATCATCGCAACTGCGGTTCTGATCATCGTGATCGGAGCGCTGGGCGCGAAGTCATTCGCTGCTGCCGGTCCTGCTCCGGGTCTCGCACCCTATCTGGTCGCGATCCTGGTCTGGGGGATCGGTCTCTCGCTAGGCGGAACCACAGGATATGCGATCAATCCCGCACGCGATCTGGGGCCACGGATCGCTCACGCTATTCTGCCCATAGCCGGTAAGGGCGGCTCGGACTGGGGCTATGCTCCGATTCCGGTGCTTGGCCCGGTGATCGGAGCGGCTTTGGCCGGATTGTTTTTGCGGGTAACGGGGATATAG
- a CDS encoding aromatic ring-hydroxylating dioxygenase subunit alpha → MSHASPFPDNAGANSVLQDDVLRGQWFVVAQSGDVPLGQAVARRLLGGDVVLWRDGGRIHAWQDLCIHRGAKLSLGKVRDGCMVCPYHAWVYDGDGKCIHIPAQPDRTPPLRARANVFHVRERYGLIWVCIAQPSGDVPAFPLAEDTSCRMFLCGPYSFEAKGPRLIENFLDVGHLAIVHAGLLGDAEHEAIPEYEVEEGLAHGVGPVARNIRIHQPDPDGTGRAAEVTYDYQVHAPLVASFIKSQGDNKLFMGYTITPTEEGFSEAWAVFAMNYGFEIPEQDLRAFQQTVVMQDKAVVESQRPELLPLDLQEELHLRSDRMAIAYRKWLRATGLKYGVA, encoded by the coding sequence TTGAGTCATGCATCCCCTTTTCCGGACAATGCCGGTGCGAACTCCGTACTGCAAGACGATGTGCTGCGGGGCCAGTGGTTCGTGGTCGCGCAAAGCGGCGACGTGCCTCTTGGACAAGCGGTCGCACGAAGGCTGCTCGGCGGAGACGTCGTCTTATGGCGCGATGGCGGCAGGATCCATGCCTGGCAGGACCTCTGCATTCATCGAGGAGCCAAGCTCTCCCTTGGGAAAGTGCGCGATGGCTGCATGGTCTGCCCTTACCATGCCTGGGTCTACGACGGCGACGGCAAGTGTATTCATATTCCCGCGCAGCCTGACCGAACTCCTCCGCTGCGCGCGCGAGCCAATGTCTTTCATGTGCGCGAGCGTTACGGCCTGATCTGGGTCTGCATTGCCCAGCCCTCTGGCGACGTACCCGCGTTCCCGCTCGCCGAAGATACGAGCTGCAGAATGTTTCTCTGTGGCCCATACAGCTTCGAAGCGAAGGGACCAAGACTGATCGAGAACTTCCTCGACGTAGGGCATCTGGCCATCGTTCATGCCGGATTGCTCGGCGACGCCGAGCACGAAGCGATCCCGGAGTATGAAGTGGAGGAAGGCTTGGCCCACGGCGTTGGCCCGGTGGCGAGGAACATCCGCATCCATCAGCCAGACCCCGATGGCACCGGGCGGGCAGCCGAGGTGACCTATGACTACCAGGTGCACGCTCCGCTCGTCGCAAGCTTCATCAAGTCCCAAGGTGATAACAAGCTCTTCATGGGCTACACCATCACCCCGACCGAAGAAGGCTTCAGCGAAGCCTGGGCCGTCTTCGCCATGAACTACGGATTCGAGATTCCCGAACAGGATCTGCGGGCGTTTCAGCAAACCGTCGTCATGCAGGATAAAGCTGTGGTGGAGTCGCAACGCCCTGAACTGCTGCCGCTTGATCTGCAGGAAGAGCTTCATCTGCGTTCGGATCGCATGGCGATCGCCTATCGCAAGTGGCTTAGGGCGACAGGCCTGAAGTATGGAGTGGCGTAG
- a CDS encoding glycerol-3-phosphate dehydrogenase/oxidase: MRSKAFEALAGEFDVLIIGGGATGLGIAVDAATRGYRTALVEAGDFAQATSSRATKLVHGGVRYLASGQIHLVYEALHERAVMLRNAPHLVQALPFLLPAYKWIDLPFYGIGLKIYDLLSGKSTMGPTHILGAKSTQQRLPNIATKGLRGSILYHDGQFDDARLALALARTAEDHGATVLNYARVTSLLKTRGKLSGAVVDDEETGAEYTVTSKVVINATGIFTDDIREKDDPAIPKLLSVSRGTHIVVEPSFLGSDNAIMIPKTEDGRVIFAIPWGGKVVIGTTDLAATAVEMEPGHEASEIDYLIAHINPYLAKPMARKDILSVFSGLRPLVTGKSATTSKLSREHHIDVSPTGLITVAGGKWTTYRRMAQDTLDFAIRHSMLANKPCRTREIKIHGAPANPETGPLHRYGTDADAIRALIAERPELAAKVDEALPFCLAEVVFSVRQEMARTVEDVLSRRMRALMTDAKAAERAAPVVAATMAAELGLGQDWVNAQVDAFRKLAATFYLP, encoded by the coding sequence ATGCGAAGCAAGGCCTTTGAAGCACTGGCGGGGGAGTTCGACGTTCTGATCATTGGCGGCGGGGCCACCGGACTCGGCATCGCTGTCGACGCCGCGACGCGTGGCTATCGGACAGCTTTGGTCGAGGCTGGCGACTTTGCCCAGGCTACCTCCAGCCGCGCGACGAAGCTGGTTCACGGCGGCGTTCGCTACCTTGCGAGCGGACAGATTCACCTCGTCTACGAGGCCCTCCACGAGCGCGCCGTCATGCTGCGGAACGCTCCGCACCTGGTGCAGGCGCTGCCCTTTCTTCTTCCCGCCTATAAGTGGATTGACCTGCCGTTCTACGGAATCGGCCTTAAGATCTACGACCTGCTCTCGGGCAAGTCGACCATGGGGCCAACGCACATTCTGGGCGCAAAGAGTACCCAGCAACGGCTACCCAACATCGCCACCAAAGGCCTGCGCGGCAGCATTCTCTACCACGATGGCCAGTTCGATGACGCGCGCCTCGCTCTCGCGCTGGCACGAACCGCCGAAGACCACGGGGCGACCGTGCTCAACTACGCCCGCGTGACCTCGCTGTTAAAGACCCGCGGAAAGCTTAGCGGAGCCGTCGTGGACGACGAAGAAACAGGCGCTGAATACACCGTCACCTCGAAGGTCGTCATCAATGCAACCGGCATCTTCACCGACGACATCCGCGAAAAGGATGACCCGGCGATCCCGAAGCTGCTCTCCGTAAGCCGAGGGACGCACATCGTCGTCGAACCGTCGTTCCTCGGCAGTGACAACGCCATCATGATCCCGAAGACGGAGGATGGCCGCGTCATCTTCGCCATCCCGTGGGGTGGGAAGGTCGTCATCGGGACAACAGACCTCGCCGCAACCGCCGTCGAGATGGAGCCGGGGCACGAGGCATCGGAGATCGACTACCTGATCGCCCATATCAATCCTTACCTCGCGAAGCCAATGGCGCGGAAAGACATTCTGTCCGTCTTCTCCGGACTCCGCCCGCTCGTCACCGGCAAGAGCGCAACCACCTCAAAGCTCTCCCGCGAACATCACATCGACGTCTCGCCCACGGGCCTGATTACCGTCGCCGGCGGAAAATGGACGACGTATCGCCGGATGGCGCAGGACACCCTCGACTTCGCGATTCGGCACTCGATGCTGGCGAACAAGCCCTGCCGGACGCGCGAGATCAAGATCCACGGAGCTCCGGCCAATCCTGAGACCGGCCCGCTCCATCGCTATGGCACAGACGCAGACGCAATTCGCGCGCTGATCGCCGAGCGCCCCGAACTAGCCGCGAAGGTCGACGAAGCTCTTCCCTTCTGCCTCGCCGAGGTCGTCTTTTCTGTGCGGCAGGAGATGGCACGAACAGTCGAAGACGTCCTTTCACGCCGCATGCGAGCTTTGATGACCGATGCCAAAGCCGCGGAGCGCGCCGCTCCCGTAGTCGCCGCAACGATGGCGGCAGAGCTTGGCCTCGGACAGGATTGGGTGAACGCGCAGGTCGACGCATTCCGCAAGCTGGCAGCGACGTTCTACCTGCCCTAG
- a CDS encoding 4'-phosphopantetheinyl transferase family protein, translating to MWRIELSDAALDETAYLRILNSEETERAARLRAGQVRMQFLAGRSSVRTLLGAHLGIAPEEVPIVAAEYGKPELSTPYSGRIHFNLAHSRSTVLIALSLTGPIGIDIEYLDRKTEVEEVARHSLTQHETSLMLSIDDIPARSRFFFERWTRKEAVVKADGRGLSLPLTSFEIPVDDASCPTPVTILSPDGLSQRTFFVRDIAVVEGATCAVATAGHTAGLRLLSFPFPNFASET from the coding sequence GTGTGGCGGATCGAACTCTCCGACGCAGCTTTGGACGAGACGGCCTATCTCCGCATTCTGAACTCCGAAGAGACAGAACGCGCTGCTAGACTGCGAGCCGGACAAGTAAGGATGCAGTTTCTCGCAGGCAGGAGTTCGGTAAGGACGCTGCTCGGAGCCCACCTGGGTATTGCTCCTGAAGAAGTTCCCATCGTCGCAGCCGAATATGGCAAACCCGAACTCTCCACTCCATATAGCGGGAGGATTCACTTCAACCTTGCGCACTCGCGATCGACGGTTCTAATCGCTCTGAGCCTGACCGGCCCCATCGGGATCGACATCGAATATCTCGACCGAAAGACGGAGGTGGAGGAGGTCGCGCGGCATTCGCTCACTCAACACGAGACGTCGCTCATGCTGTCTATTGACGATATTCCCGCCCGCTCAAGGTTCTTCTTCGAGCGTTGGACGAGAAAAGAGGCGGTAGTAAAGGCTGATGGCCGAGGGCTATCCCTTCCGCTCACCTCGTTTGAGATCCCGGTTGATGACGCCTCCTGCCCGACGCCGGTGACGATCCTCAGCCCAGATGGACTCTCTCAGCGCACTTTTTTTGTCAGAGATATAGCGGTCGTTGAAGGCGCGACATGCGCCGTGGCGACAGCCGGTCACACAGCCGGCCTCCGGCTCCTCAGCTTCCCGTTCCCTAATTTCGCCTCCGAAACCTGA
- a CDS encoding amino acid adenylation domain-containing protein: MNGSWAKPVDDVSFSATQEKEGTPRAASESSLSDCFERICQRFPGRTAITCGREIISYGDLNQRANRIAQGLLAAHGQVGVNNSPRIVAIYLDRSIAQISAMLGVVKAGFAYLPIDSTYPSARVAQTLEDAAPLAVITDSRLAAGLAAISGAVLMHDQLEASEPALDPEQKSTADSLAYVMYTSGSTGKPKGVLVTHGNVMRLFTQTDHWFHFNENDVWTMFHSFAFDFSVWEIWGPLLTGGRLVIVPFEVSRSTEEFYALLSEERVTVLNQTPSAFSLIDQVEEAGPTLPLALRYVIFGGEALQYRALRNWFKRHGDSNPQLINMYGITETTVHVTYRVVSESDAHTEIDSPIGEPIPDLQLYVLDPDLKPVTDGEEGELCIGGAGVARGYLNRPELTSQRFIADPFGKSGSLLYRSGDLARRRADGQLVYLGRNDNQVKINGFRIELGEVEAAIAEYPGVRQVFVTAHADHSGRQRLAAYFVTESGIKLEAHTLREFLTPRSPAQMIPAFYIQMESFPLTNNGKVDRKALPVPVTGSSAPAPGAGTPMQERVAAIWREVLETPNVGLDDNFFDIGGSSILLIRIRAELQKQLDRQIPITWMFEFTSIRTLADKLREESESAPPSSSGGSVLSAAQEQARKQRETFARMRAAQTTRPRGVKA; the protein is encoded by the coding sequence ATGAACGGTAGCTGGGCCAAGCCGGTAGACGATGTCTCTTTTTCAGCAACCCAGGAAAAGGAAGGGACTCCTCGTGCTGCCTCAGAGAGTTCGCTCAGTGATTGTTTCGAGCGGATATGCCAAAGATTCCCAGGCCGGACAGCCATTACCTGTGGACGGGAGATAATCTCCTACGGCGATCTGAATCAAAGAGCGAATCGCATCGCCCAGGGTCTTCTGGCGGCGCACGGCCAGGTTGGAGTAAACAATTCCCCACGGATCGTAGCGATCTACCTCGACCGCTCCATTGCACAGATCAGCGCCATGCTGGGGGTCGTCAAGGCAGGCTTCGCGTACCTCCCGATTGACTCTACCTATCCCTCGGCGCGAGTGGCGCAGACGCTTGAAGATGCAGCGCCTTTGGCCGTAATCACCGACAGCCGGCTAGCCGCTGGACTGGCTGCGATCTCAGGCGCTGTCCTGATGCACGACCAACTCGAAGCTTCAGAGCCAGCTCTCGATCCGGAGCAAAAATCTACGGCCGATTCGCTCGCGTATGTCATGTACACCTCCGGCTCCACGGGTAAGCCCAAGGGAGTCCTGGTGACGCACGGCAACGTCATGCGGCTCTTCACCCAGACAGATCATTGGTTCCACTTCAACGAAAACGACGTTTGGACGATGTTTCACTCCTTCGCGTTCGATTTCTCGGTTTGGGAGATCTGGGGACCGCTACTCACCGGAGGCCGGCTGGTGATCGTTCCATTTGAGGTAAGCCGTTCCACCGAGGAGTTTTACGCGTTGCTGTCCGAAGAGCGAGTGACCGTGCTGAACCAGACGCCCTCGGCCTTTTCCCTGATCGACCAGGTCGAAGAAGCCGGCCCCACGCTCCCGCTGGCGCTCCGCTACGTGATCTTCGGCGGCGAGGCGCTGCAGTATCGGGCTCTGCGGAACTGGTTCAAGCGCCACGGCGACAGCAATCCGCAGCTCATCAATATGTACGGCATCACCGAAACAACGGTCCACGTGACCTACCGCGTCGTCTCCGAGTCCGATGCCCACACGGAAATCGACAGCCCGATCGGCGAACCGATCCCCGATCTGCAACTCTATGTGCTCGATCCCGATCTAAAGCCCGTGACGGATGGCGAAGAGGGTGAACTCTGCATCGGCGGTGCTGGGGTGGCGCGGGGATATCTAAACCGCCCGGAACTGACCTCTCAGCGCTTCATCGCTGATCCCTTTGGCAAGTCCGGATCGCTGCTCTACCGTTCCGGCGACCTGGCGCGACGTCGAGCTGACGGGCAGCTGGTCTACCTCGGACGGAACGACAATCAGGTAAAGATCAACGGCTTCCGCATCGAACTCGGCGAAGTCGAGGCAGCAATCGCCGAGTACCCGGGCGTCCGGCAGGTCTTCGTGACCGCGCATGCCGATCACAGCGGCCGGCAGCGCCTGGCAGCGTACTTCGTCACCGAAAGCGGGATCAAGCTCGAAGCCCATACGCTGCGGGAATTTTTGACTCCGCGAAGTCCGGCCCAGATGATTCCCGCCTTCTATATACAGATGGAGTCGTTTCCGCTGACGAACAACGGTAAAGTCGATCGCAAGGCTCTGCCTGTCCCAGTGACCGGCTCCTCGGCTCCCGCACCCGGAGCCGGAACGCCAATGCAGGAACGTGTAGCGGCCATCTGGCGCGAAGTTCTCGAAACGCCGAACGTCGGACTGGATGACAACTTCTTCGATATTGGCGGGAGTTCGATTCTGCTCATCCGCATCCGTGCCGAGCTTCAGAAGCAGCTTGACCGGCAGATCCCCATCACCTGGATGTTCGAATTTACATCGATACGCACACTTGCCGATAAGTTACGCGAGGAATCCGAGTCGGCCCCGCCCAGCTCGTCAGGTGGCAGCGTCCTCTCGGCAGCACAGGAACAGGCGCGTAAACAGAGAGAGACGTTCGCCCGGATGCGTGCGGCCCAAACAACGCGGCCAAGGGGCGTAAAGGCATGA
- the glpK gene encoding glycerol kinase GlpK, with the protein MSEYIGALDQGTTSTRFMVFDRTGRIVSVAQKEHEQIYPQPGWVEHDPLEIWRRTLEVIDEAVEARGLRAKDLACIGITNQRETTVVWNRLTGAPVYNALVWQDTRVADYVAKLTQEGGQNRFQAKTGLPLTTYFSGLKICWVLDNVKGARELAEKGDLLFGNIDAYLLWNLTGGINGGVHVTDVTNASRTQLMNLETLDWDEEILGIFNIPRSMLPAIRSSSEHYGDMKRTSLAGVPIAGILGDQHAALVGQTCFKPGEAKNTYGTGCFMLLNTGEKRVISKNGLLTTLAYKFGNQPAVYALEGSIAITGALVQWVRDNLRMIDKSEEIETLAQTVKDNGGVYFVPAFSGLYAPYWKDTARGVITGLTRFANRGHIARAVIEATAFQTREVLEAMEADSGISLEQLRTDGGMVQNEMLMQFQADILNRTVVRPQMRETTALGAAYAAGLACGYYKDTEDLISNWAVDRVWKPQIEDAARDRQYKQWKKAVTRSFDWIDE; encoded by the coding sequence ATGTCGGAGTACATAGGAGCCCTCGACCAGGGCACGACGAGCACGCGGTTCATGGTCTTCGATCGGACGGGACGAATCGTCTCGGTAGCGCAGAAGGAACACGAACAGATCTATCCCCAGCCAGGCTGGGTCGAACACGATCCCCTCGAAATATGGCGGCGCACGCTTGAGGTGATCGACGAGGCGGTCGAAGCGCGCGGCCTGCGCGCCAAAGATCTTGCGTGCATCGGCATCACCAACCAGCGCGAGACCACGGTCGTCTGGAACCGGCTGACCGGCGCTCCGGTCTATAACGCCCTGGTCTGGCAGGACACCCGGGTCGCAGACTACGTTGCGAAGCTGACCCAGGAAGGCGGCCAGAATCGCTTCCAGGCGAAGACAGGCCTGCCGCTCACGACCTACTTCAGCGGCTTGAAGATCTGCTGGGTGCTGGACAACGTCAAGGGTGCCCGCGAACTGGCAGAAAAGGGCGATCTGCTCTTCGGCAATATTGACGCCTATCTTCTCTGGAACCTGACCGGAGGCATCAACGGTGGCGTCCACGTAACCGACGTGACCAACGCCAGCCGGACGCAGTTGATGAACCTAGAGACCCTGGACTGGGACGAGGAGATCCTCGGCATCTTCAACATTCCGCGCTCGATGCTCCCGGCGATCCGTTCGAGCAGCGAGCACTATGGCGACATGAAACGGACAAGCCTCGCGGGAGTTCCCATCGCCGGCATCCTGGGCGATCAGCACGCCGCTCTGGTCGGACAGACATGCTTCAAGCCCGGCGAGGCCAAGAACACCTACGGCACTGGTTGTTTCATGTTGCTCAATACGGGCGAGAAGCGAGTGATCTCGAAGAACGGCCTGCTCACGACCCTGGCTTACAAATTCGGCAACCAGCCGGCGGTGTATGCGCTCGAAGGCAGCATCGCGATCACCGGAGCGCTGGTGCAATGGGTTCGCGATAACCTTCGCATGATCGACAAGAGCGAGGAGATCGAGACGCTCGCGCAGACGGTGAAGGACAATGGCGGCGTCTACTTTGTCCCCGCATTCTCCGGTCTTTACGCTCCGTACTGGAAGGACACCGCGCGCGGCGTGATTACAGGCCTGACACGCTTTGCCAACCGAGGCCACATCGCACGGGCAGTCATCGAGGCCACAGCCTTCCAGACGCGTGAGGTGCTAGAGGCGATGGAAGCAGACTCCGGCATCTCGCTCGAACAGCTTCGCACCGACGGAGGCATGGTGCAGAACGAGATGCTGATGCAGTTCCAGGCAGACATTCTGAATCGCACCGTCGTCCGTCCCCAGATGCGGGAGACGACGGCGCTGGGCGCGGCCTATGCGGCGGGCCTCGCCTGCGGCTACTACAAAGACACGGAAGACCTGATCTCAAACTGGGCGGTTGACCGCGTCTGGAAGCCTCAGATCGAGGACGCCGCCCGAGACCGCCAGTACAAGCAATGGAAGAAGGCCGTCACCCGGTCCTTCGATTGGATTGATGAGTAG
- a CDS encoding thioesterase II family protein codes for MTLSNGAGRSGSWLSLGRNPDARVRLFCLPHAGAGTASYHGWKRQLPAEIEICPVQIPGRESRLAEPSYTSSEALIEEIALAIADRTDKPYAIFGHSMGALLALDLALRLREHGQPEPAHLFVSGRNATHVPMKHGSIHQLTDEEFLDALAIRYGGLPQEILETPELLEVYLPILRADLTLLETHTYIARSPLACPVSAFAGKEDKNVSQTGLTAWGEHTTGRFESLWFEGDHFYLNGASRPALLEAIANRLQNALAGLPSHNQLSGSDGR; via the coding sequence ATGACACTGTCGAATGGCGCGGGAAGAAGTGGATCGTGGCTGTCACTGGGCCGGAACCCCGACGCGAGAGTTCGCCTCTTCTGCCTCCCGCACGCCGGTGCAGGGACGGCGAGCTACCACGGCTGGAAGCGCCAGCTACCGGCAGAGATCGAGATCTGCCCGGTGCAGATTCCCGGCCGGGAGAGCAGGCTCGCCGAGCCATCGTATACAAGCTCCGAGGCCTTGATCGAAGAGATCGCGCTGGCTATCGCCGACCGCACGGACAAACCCTACGCCATCTTCGGCCACAGCATGGGCGCACTGCTGGCGCTCGATCTCGCGCTGCGCCTCCGCGAGCACGGCCAGCCGGAGCCAGCCCATCTCTTCGTCTCCGGCCGAAACGCGACCCACGTTCCCATGAAGCACGGGTCGATCCACCAGCTCACGGACGAGGAGTTTCTGGATGCTCTGGCGATCCGGTACGGTGGCCTACCGCAAGAGATCCTCGAAACCCCAGAGCTACTGGAGGTCTACCTTCCGATCTTGCGTGCAGACCTGACCCTCCTCGAGACCCATACTTACATAGCGCGCTCTCCGCTCGCCTGCCCGGTTTCGGCATTCGCCGGAAAAGAGGACAAGAACGTATCGCAAACAGGCCTCACAGCCTGGGGAGAGCACACAACAGGCCGCTTCGAGAGCCTCTGGTTCGAGGGCGACCACTTTTATCTGAACGGCGCAAGCAGGCCCGCGCTTCTGGAAGCGATTGCAAACCGGCTCCAGAATGCCTTGGCGGGTCTCCCATCTCACAATCAGCTCTCAGGTTCCGATGGCCGGTGA